One stretch of Methylococcus capsulatus DNA includes these proteins:
- a CDS encoding ATP-binding response regulator, with product MSSREISPASPPNPESIEQVSQLRWFSYGLVLVAIAAMLLLSWPRLAANLFATGVSGQSFMPHGMCYLWVPQLWWLHLSTDLLIGLSYVCISATLVYLIHRARRDIPFSWIFLAFGLFIVACAVTHFMGAWTIWNASYWLSGYTKLLTAVVSVATALVLPLQVPKVLSLVEAVKLSEQRKTQLEAAHIELAEARDAALEATRLKSEFLANMSHELRTPLNAIIGYSEILAEDAEDAGREEELADLNKIRASGKHLLALINDVLDLSKIEAGKMEVYLETFEVVPMLDDVVATIAPVVAKNNNRLEVRCAEGMGSIRADLTKVRQALFNLLSNASKFTRDGVITLAVDRESVDGREWLHFAVHDTGIGITPEQMSRLFQAFSQADASTTRNFGGTGLGLVLSRRFCQMMGGDITVESEAGAGSTFTIHLPVDGGVPEKVPAAESGSALAKGIPTVLVIDDDPAARDLMRRFLEKQGLRMAEADSGQEGLKLARELRPGAIILDVMMPGMGGWAVLTALKADSELAPIPVIMATILDERNLGFALGATDFLTKPIDRDYLAKVLQKYRCAHPPCPVLLVEDHADLRELMRRMLEHEGWVVEEAENGRVALERVAENRPELIVLDLMMPEMDGFSFLEELRQQEAWRSIPVIVVTAKDLTAEDRQRLNGYVEYVVNKGTRGREELLQELGDRIGACLGITA from the coding sequence ATGTCAAGTCGAGAGATTTCCCCGGCAAGTCCGCCCAATCCGGAGAGTATCGAGCAGGTCTCGCAGCTGCGCTGGTTCTCCTACGGGCTCGTGCTCGTGGCGATAGCCGCGATGCTGTTGTTGTCCTGGCCGAGACTGGCGGCGAACCTGTTCGCGACCGGCGTCAGCGGCCAGTCCTTCATGCCGCACGGCATGTGCTACCTCTGGGTGCCGCAACTGTGGTGGCTGCACCTGAGCACCGATCTCCTGATCGGGCTCTCCTATGTCTGCATCTCGGCGACCCTGGTCTATCTCATCCATCGGGCCCGTCGCGACATACCGTTTTCCTGGATATTCCTGGCCTTCGGACTCTTCATCGTCGCCTGCGCGGTCACCCATTTCATGGGGGCGTGGACGATCTGGAACGCGAGCTACTGGCTGTCCGGATACACCAAGCTCCTGACCGCCGTGGTTTCGGTCGCCACCGCGCTGGTGCTGCCGCTGCAGGTTCCCAAGGTCCTGAGCCTGGTCGAGGCCGTGAAGCTGTCGGAACAGCGGAAGACGCAACTGGAAGCCGCCCACATCGAGCTGGCGGAAGCGCGCGATGCGGCCCTCGAAGCGACGCGACTCAAATCGGAATTCCTCGCCAACATGTCGCATGAGCTGCGCACGCCGCTCAACGCCATCATCGGCTACAGCGAGATCCTGGCGGAGGATGCCGAAGACGCGGGGCGCGAGGAGGAACTGGCCGACCTGAACAAGATCCGCGCTTCCGGCAAGCATCTGTTGGCGCTGATCAACGACGTGCTGGATCTTTCGAAGATCGAGGCGGGGAAAATGGAGGTCTACCTGGAGACCTTCGAGGTGGTTCCCATGCTCGACGACGTGGTGGCGACCATTGCGCCGGTGGTCGCCAAGAACAACAACCGCCTCGAGGTCCGATGCGCCGAAGGCATGGGTTCGATCCGGGCCGACCTGACCAAGGTGCGGCAGGCGCTGTTCAACCTGCTGAGCAATGCCTCCAAGTTCACCCGGGACGGCGTCATCACCCTGGCCGTCGACAGGGAAAGCGTCGATGGAAGGGAATGGCTGCATTTCGCGGTCCACGACACCGGGATCGGCATCACCCCGGAACAGATGAGCCGTTTGTTCCAGGCGTTTTCGCAGGCCGATGCATCGACCACACGGAATTTCGGCGGCACCGGCCTGGGGCTGGTCCTGAGCCGCCGTTTCTGCCAGATGATGGGCGGGGACATCACCGTGGAGAGCGAGGCAGGGGCCGGCTCGACCTTCACGATTCACCTGCCCGTAGACGGCGGCGTGCCGGAAAAGGTGCCGGCCGCGGAGTCCGGATCGGCTTTGGCCAAGGGGATTCCCACCGTGCTGGTGATCGACGACGATCCGGCGGCACGCGACCTGATGCGGCGCTTCCTGGAGAAGCAGGGTCTGCGTATGGCGGAGGCGGACAGCGGCCAGGAAGGGCTGAAACTCGCCAGGGAATTGAGGCCGGGGGCGATCATTCTGGACGTCATGATGCCGGGAATGGGCGGCTGGGCGGTATTGACGGCGCTGAAGGCCGATTCGGAACTGGCGCCGATTCCGGTCATCATGGCCACCATTCTGGACGAGAGGAATCTGGGATTCGCCCTCGGCGCCACCGATTTTCTGACCAAGCCCATCGATAGGGACTATTTGGCCAAGGTGCTGCAGAAGTACCGCTGCGCCCATCCGCCTTGTCCCGTGCTGCTGGTGGAAGACCACGCCGACCTCCGGGAGCTGATGCGGCGTATGCTGGAGCACGAGGGCTGGGTGGTCGAGGAGGCCGAAAACGGGCGGGTGGCGCTCGAACGGGTGGCGGAGAACCGGCCCGAATTGATCGTTCTCGACCTGATGATGCCGGAAATGGACGGCTTCAGTTTCCTGGAGGAATTGCGCCAGCAGGAAGCCTGGCGTTCGATACCCGTGATCGTCGTCACCGCCAAGGATCTCACCGCCGAAGATCGCCAGCGCCTGAACGGCTACGTAGAATACGTGGTCAACAAAGGGACGCGGGGAAGGGAGGAGCTGCTGCAGGAGCTCGGCGACCGGATCGGCGCGTGCCTTGGGATCACAGCCTAG
- a CDS encoding adenylate/guanylate cyclase domain-containing protein: protein MTGTTAPPPDNRGKLGLAKIRHGLRTPINHIIGYAEILREETADTLPAAFVTDLEKIHSSGYILLALINRHLGEDCTPNAEPDLHALSHELRTPVNHIIGYGELLAEQCDELGQPDLKPDLARIVSAAHTWLEMMEEHFGKRSNPPPEPPSNPPPPAANSPSLREHWVSIPPTEAPSRNLCTGHLLLADDDEPNRDLLRRRLEKLGYRITTCGDGLEALALVRDTLPDLVLLDMLMPELNGDEVLVRIKSDEALSHVPVIMISALDQVEGIAHCIELGAEDYLAKPFNPIVLRARIGAVLEKKRLRDLEQVYLKQIDGERARSERLLLNILPQPIADRLKKGEGHIVNTFDEVTVMFADLVGFTALSAAMPPTQLVRLLDRIFSAFDELADRHGLEKIKTIGDAYMAAAGLPFPLQDHAAAAARMAQDMHQTIDRISAQYPAELKMRIGICTGPVIAGTIGQKKFIYDLWGDTVNTASRMESHGLPGRTQVAASTYGLLRGRFEFEERGTIDVRGKGPMKAYLLGSA from the coding sequence ATGACCGGCACGACGGCGCCGCCTCCCGACAACCGGGGGAAACTGGGCCTGGCTAAAATCCGCCATGGCCTGCGGACGCCCATCAACCATATTATCGGCTATGCCGAAATCCTCCGGGAGGAAACCGCCGACACCCTGCCCGCCGCTTTCGTCACAGACCTGGAAAAGATTCACAGCAGCGGCTACATCCTGCTGGCGCTGATCAACCGGCATCTGGGCGAGGATTGCACGCCCAACGCGGAACCCGATCTCCACGCCCTCAGCCACGAGCTGCGCACCCCGGTCAATCACATCATCGGCTACGGCGAACTGCTGGCCGAACAGTGCGACGAACTGGGCCAGCCGGACCTGAAGCCGGACCTCGCCAGGATCGTTTCCGCCGCCCACACCTGGCTGGAGATGATGGAGGAACATTTCGGCAAGCGCTCGAATCCGCCTCCCGAACCACCCTCGAACCCACCGCCTCCGGCCGCGAATTCCCCGAGCCTGCGGGAACACTGGGTCAGCATCCCTCCCACCGAAGCCCCCTCCCGCAACCTTTGCACCGGTCATCTGTTGCTGGCGGACGACGACGAACCCAATCGCGACCTGCTGCGCAGAAGGCTGGAAAAGCTGGGCTACCGCATCACGACGTGCGGGGACGGCCTGGAAGCGCTGGCGCTGGTCCGCGACACCCTGCCGGACCTGGTACTGCTGGACATGCTGATGCCCGAACTCAACGGCGACGAAGTCCTGGTCCGCATCAAATCCGACGAGGCCCTGAGCCACGTGCCGGTCATCATGATCTCGGCGCTGGACCAGGTGGAGGGCATCGCCCATTGCATCGAGCTCGGTGCGGAAGACTACCTCGCCAAGCCCTTCAATCCGATCGTGCTGCGCGCGCGCATCGGCGCCGTGCTGGAGAAAAAGCGGCTGCGCGACCTCGAGCAGGTTTACCTGAAGCAGATCGACGGGGAACGGGCGCGTTCCGAACGGCTGCTGCTGAACATCCTCCCTCAGCCCATCGCCGACCGGTTGAAAAAGGGCGAAGGCCATATCGTGAACACCTTCGACGAGGTCACGGTGATGTTCGCGGACCTGGTGGGTTTCACGGCCTTGTCCGCGGCTATGCCGCCCACCCAGCTGGTGCGCCTGCTCGACCGGATATTTTCGGCCTTCGACGAACTGGCGGACCGGCACGGGCTGGAGAAGATCAAGACCATCGGCGACGCCTACATGGCCGCCGCCGGCCTGCCGTTCCCGCTCCAGGACCACGCGGCCGCCGCCGCCCGCATGGCGCAGGACATGCACCAGACCATCGACCGGATCAGCGCCCAGTACCCGGCCGAACTGAAAATGCGGATCGGCATCTGCACCGGTCCCGTCATCGCCGGCACCATCGGCCAGAAGAAGTTCATCTACGACCTCTGGGGCGATACGGTCAACACGGCGAGCCGCATGGAATCGCACGGCCTACCCGGCCGTACGCAGGTGGCCGCCAGCACCTACGGACTGCTCCGCGGCCGTTTCGAGTTCGAAGAACGCGGCACCATCGACGTCCGGGGTAAAGGCCCGATGAAGGCTTATCTCCTTGGCTCAGCATGA
- a CDS encoding adenylate/guanylate cyclase domain-containing protein — MPKVTYFHEITFEDIPEGQTLLDVSIHHRIPHLHQCGGQARCTTCRIQILDGLSNVSPRSPLEEKVASERGWDEFTRLACQTHVHGDVVVRRLLDNSQDIIVLDLEELHGGSAGEGKELDLAVLFSDIRDFTTHSEQNLPYDIVHMLNRYFTAAAEPVLNNNGFIDKYIGDGILAAFGTRDESPETACRNAVRAALGMLEAARRLAPTLEQQFHVPLHIGIGIHFGTAILGRIGHPGKRQITVIGDTVNTASRIESMTKQFATPILLSDSVVSQLPGALQLDPPFAVPLKGKTTPMQLYPCRGFTAPDTIFLVQSSFDNLVPRAAAFGDRFYANLFDTYPELRPMFRSDLTAQSKMLMSILSSAVKGLNRMPEIVGGLRALGKRHHEYGVSRIDYDKVSRVLIGTLEEFLAEEFTPEVQHAWRTVYGMIAETMIEAAEN, encoded by the coding sequence ATGCCTAAGGTCACGTATTTTCATGAAATCACTTTCGAGGACATCCCGGAAGGACAGACCCTGCTCGATGTTTCGATTCATCACAGGATTCCCCATCTTCACCAGTGCGGCGGCCAGGCGCGCTGCACCACCTGCCGCATCCAAATTCTCGACGGACTTTCCAATGTCTCACCGCGAAGCCCTCTGGAAGAGAAAGTGGCGTCCGAACGCGGGTGGGACGAATTTACCCGGCTGGCCTGTCAGACCCATGTGCACGGGGACGTGGTCGTTCGCCGGCTGCTCGACAACTCCCAGGACATCATCGTGCTCGACCTGGAAGAACTTCATGGGGGAAGCGCCGGCGAAGGGAAGGAGCTCGATTTGGCCGTGCTTTTCTCCGACATTAGGGACTTTACGACCCACAGCGAACAAAACCTGCCCTACGACATCGTGCACATGCTGAACCGCTATTTCACCGCGGCGGCCGAGCCGGTGCTCAACAACAACGGCTTCATCGACAAGTACATCGGGGACGGCATCCTGGCGGCGTTCGGCACCCGCGACGAATCCCCGGAAACCGCCTGCCGGAATGCGGTCCGCGCAGCGCTCGGAATGCTGGAGGCCGCACGCCGGCTTGCGCCGACGCTCGAACAGCAATTCCATGTTCCCTTGCATATCGGCATCGGCATCCATTTCGGAACCGCCATCCTGGGCCGCATCGGCCACCCCGGCAAGCGGCAGATCACGGTGATCGGCGATACGGTCAACACGGCGAGCCGGATCGAGAGCATGACCAAGCAGTTCGCCACCCCGATCCTGCTCAGCGACAGCGTAGTCAGCCAGCTCCCCGGAGCGCTTCAGCTCGATCCGCCGTTTGCGGTTCCACTCAAAGGCAAGACCACGCCCATGCAGCTCTACCCCTGCCGGGGTTTCACCGCTCCCGACACGATCTTCCTGGTGCAGTCGTCCTTCGACAATCTTGTGCCACGCGCGGCCGCATTCGGCGACCGCTTTTACGCTAACCTCTTCGACACTTACCCTGAACTGCGGCCGATGTTCCGCAGCGACCTCACGGCACAGAGCAAAATGCTCATGTCCATCCTGAGTTCCGCCGTGAAAGGGTTGAACCGGATGCCCGAGATCGTCGGCGGCCTGCGCGCGCTCGGAAAACGCCACCACGAATACGGCGTCAGCCGTATCGATTACGACAAGGTGTCGCGCGTGCTGATCGGAACCCTGGAAGAATTCCTCGCCGAGGAATTCACGCCGGAAGTCCAGCATGCCTGGAGAACCGTATACGGCATGATCGCGGAAACGATGATCGAAGCCGCTGAAAACTGA